Within Coregonus clupeaformis isolate EN_2021a chromosome 20, ASM2061545v1, whole genome shotgun sequence, the genomic segment CAATCCGCATGTTTAGTTACCGGTATTGAAGGATGCCATTTTGTCCTGGCACTACAGGGGGCACGGTGCAGACCAATGGACAGGCCACTGCTGAGATCCAGGAGGAGGTGGCACTGACCAACATGGGCACCACGGCCAGCAGTGCCAACAACAAGCGCCATAGCAGCCACGACAAAGGGCACTACCCCCGCGCCAACCTGACCACCATCAGCACTCTGGGTACGGCGCAACACATaacgtcattgtaaataagaatttggaaaggtcgtcattgtaaatatgaATTTGTTCTTAGTTGActtacctgtataaataaagggtatataaaatGATACTGATTCCCCTATCCTCCACAGGGAAAGGCGAGTTTGGCGAGGTGTTCCTGGCCAAAGCCAAGGGCCTCATGTCGGCAGGAGGAGGAGAcggtgaggatgaggaggagacagTGGTGCTGGTGAAGAGTCTGCAGACGCGGGAGGAGACGCTACAGCTGGAGTTCCGTCGCGAGGTGGAGATGTTCGGCAAGCTGGGCCACCCCAACCTGGCGCGCCTACTGGGCATGTGCAGGGAAGCCGAGCCCCACTACCTCATACTGGAGTACGCTGAAATGGTAAGGGGGGAGCTACCTGCTTACGCTCCGGGTAAAGTTTCCCCGAGGTAcaggtctaggatcagcttccgctcccaatcctaaccttagccattagtgggggaaatgctaaactgaccaaagatcagtgtctaggggcaacttaacttcaccctactccctacacacacacactttatttaTGTATCCTACATGGCAGTCAATTGCATCATTGACATAAATGGGTATTAAGATAAAATGCATTGATGAAATACAAACGATTTAAAATATGAGCTACGTACACTGACCTCAGTGCAGTGAAAAACGTGTGCGGGTGTCCTTTTTTTAAGTCATCCATGATTTAGCATCGACCCCAGACCTGTGTATATGTTCCTAGGGGGACCTGAAGCAATACCTCAAGATGTCCAAGAACAAGGAGGAGAAACCCAAGTCCCATCACCTCAGCACCAAGCAGAAGGTcagtttatacacacacacacacacacacacacacacacacactcaagcacacATTCAAAAGAAGGCAGACATTAGCATCTTAAACAGGTCTTGGCTTCAGTGCAGTAGGCCAGGATTTGGTAGCTGGTGCTTACAGTAAGTCTCTCCTGTTGCATCATGCCACTGGCTTTCACTGTGCCTGTTGGACCACTCAGAAGGAGAAACAGATTAACCATAAGATGTAATAAAAAAGCCATTAAAATGCTTAAACACACGCACGCTAACTCACTCACTTGAAGGCTCACATATGCTtgaaaacacacacagtgatttaaTGCTCCCTATGTCCCACTCTCTCCCTCAGGTGGGGGTGTGTCTGCAGGTTGCCCGGGGGATGGAGCATCTATCCAATCAGCGCTTCGTCCACAAGGACCTAGCCACCCGCAACTGTCTGATCAGCGCGAAGAGGCAGGTCAAGGTGTCTGCACTGGGGCTCAGCAAAGATGTCTACAACGAGTAAGATTACGTTTGATTCAATCTTGATTTAACCAGGAAAGATCACTTCCGGTTGAAAACCACATTTTCAAGGTTTTGATTAATTTCGATGAATCCAGTCACAGCATAATTGTATCGATAATTTAGATTTCCCGAAGTAAGTCTCCATTTAAAGAGACCTGTGATATGTATAGTGATGAATTATGACAGACTAAATTAACTGTGGCGCCACCCAATGGACAGACTACCAAACACCCAAAGTGGAGGTTACCTTAGTCCTGGTGCTAACCTGTGTATCCTCCCTCCACTCCAGTGAGTACTATCACTACCGGCAAGTGTGGATCCCACTGCGCTGGCTGCCCAGCGAGGCCGTGTTCGAGGACGACTACTCCACCAAGACGGACGTGTGGTCCTTCGGCGTGCTCATGTGGGAGGTGTTTAGCCTGGGAGAGCTGCCGCACGCTGCGCTCGACCACGACAAGGTCCTCGAAGGTGAGGGCAGTCGAACTGGCTCTTGGAAGTGCTTCATCCAAGATGGGGGTAGAAGTAGGTAGAAGACCACTGTTTCAAGGGCACATATTTTGTCATCCTCCTAATGGTTACTTTACTAACCGTAGTTGTTTAAAACCACACAATGCACACCAGATGATGTCATCAATGTCACTGGATGATGTCATCAATGTCACTGGATGATGTCATCAAAAAAGCCTTTTCTTCTGTCTTTTTGAGTAGAAAGCATAGAAACCTgctgttttcacatatgttgacatTGCGGTAATGCTGGAGATGACGAATATAAGGTTCAAAAGTGGTGGAATTCCCCTTTTTAAGGTTTATTGCGCTCTCCTGTTCTGTCCTTTCAGAGTAGTGGTCATGAGTGAGAGGATAGTGAGGTATAAATGTTATTTTGGTTCCCATCTATTTCAGAGTTTCACTCGTAACTTTCACACGTTCTTTCCCTCCATGTTTTTatttctctatccctccacctttCACCTCTCTTTCCCTGCATCTCGCTCGCTCTCACCCCATGTATGTCTTTCTCTCACGTCTTCCCCTCTACCAGAGCTGAGGGAGGGCCGGGGGAAGCTGCCCCTGCCCCAGGGCTGTCCTTCCCGGGTGTACAAGCTGATGACGCGCTGCTGGGCCTCCAGCCCCAAGGACCGCTCCTGCTTTAGCGACATCGTCTCTGCCCTCAGCGAACTGCCCTCCGAGAGCAAGGTGTAAACACACGGCCCAggtgcacagtgtgtgtgtgtgtgtgtaagggtatGAATGTGTTAGGAATTTCGGGGGGGGAGGTgacaagtgtgtgagtgtgtctgtgtgtgagagcggtTGTGTACAAATGGGATTACATTTGTGAGGATGACGTGATTAagtccatacacacacaaacctgtGGATCAGTGTGTATGTGAAGGATGTATACAGGTGTTGgtgtatatgagtgtgtgtgcgcgcgagcATGCATGTATTGGCCTTTTGAGTTTGTGTGTCTCGCACTCCAGGACTATCCTACTCTGCCTTGTTGGCGTCTGTAGGAATGCATATTTCTTACTTTGGTCCCAAATGAGAGAAGAGATCAACATCCAATGAGCTTCTCCTTCACGTCTCTATGGATTAAAGTGACACTTTTTTACAATGAGGACTTATAATTGTGCCTTAGCAGGTCGAATGGCGTCTTAACATTTCATCTAGAAACTAATGGCAGTTAACGTTGGCACGGTTTTCACCCCAATTGGATCTTTTCTGTTACTCATGTTTgcgaatggacaagacaaaattgACATTTTCTGCCCAGAGCCAAAGTGGACATTAAGGTACAACCTCTTCAGGAGTAAAAATCTAATGCGTCTCACCCTGTTAGATATTATCAGAATAAGTTAAAGGGCCAGCGGTGGCATTATTGAACTTTACTTTGAAGTTTAGCTGGAGTGTGGACGGAATCAACACTCACAACACTAGTTTTCCTTGCCTTGAAGGTAAATCTTTGGTTGATGTAAAGTATAGTCGTGACAGTATATGGACCATGAATTAGCTTCAACATGCTATTTTGGAGTTAAGGTAACTGAGCATCTAAGCTGTAGCATTATAGGCTAGCTATTTTACAAAGGCCACCCATGAACAGTTTTGTACTCCTATCAAAGATGTCTGAATGTTACTGCTCCATTTGCCTATCAATCATCCAATCCTATCGTCTGATTCTATTGCAACCTGAGCTTTTCCAATCAGAGTGGGAGAAACCTTTCTTTGTAGACCTTCGTCGAATAGTGCTTTGTATACATGCTTAATACATGCACTGATCACAACTATATCTTTTTGTATTCTAGAAGGATTGTTTCGGAGACCTGTTAACTTATTTTCAAGGTCCTGTTTTGTATGTTTTTAATGTATAGAAAGGTCCTAAGCTTCTTTGATATCATTTGTTTATGTGCAAGGCATTTTATGATGTGTGGAATAATTCATTTAAGTCATTTATTGAACCCCCAAAAAATGGAATGAAGGTTCTCTCCTGAAtttttgaaaaaaaaattgtaagtGCCTGACAAATGAAGGACTTTGCATCAGATTGCTGTCTTGCTATTGTTTTAATATTTACTTTTTTTACTTGAACATTTTTATACATtgcagttttttttgtttttatgtaCAAAATCCATCTTTCATCTGAACTGTAGCAATTTGTGTATTGGTTCTATTTTaagtatgtttaaaaaaaaaacacataataGCCATGGCATATACATGGCGCTGGTCCaataaaatatttttgttgttgtaaatgtGCCTTTTCTGTTTGTACGCCGTATGGGAAATATTGTGCGTACAGCATTATTAACAAATATAAGATCTCACTGGTAACTTGTAGAGTTTGGCTTGAGTAAAAGAGTACACCTTAAAAAATATATCTATCTCAACAGTTTAACAAAAAATAACCCTCTGCAAGGATATTCATGCTTTGTCCAAAGTTAATATAGGTATCATCAAACTCAGCAAGTCTgtattgttttttttgtctttgaGGGTCAGTCCAACTTGCAGAGAGTGATGGTGGATGAAGTACTGTGAATCCTAAATCCAGACTGATCTCGACTGATGAGCGCAGGCCAGCTCCACCATTTCTGCTTATCGTGGTCAAAGAAGTAACCGCGTTAGAAATCTCAAGATGAAGGATAGGACTTGATCCCCCAGGCTTTGCATTTTGCTCCATGTACTCCCTCCCTTACTCCTCCTTCTGGTTGAGTCTGTTTGGATATCACCCCCACTGATATGGCTCTGGGTTTCTCTCCCCCAGTCCACTCTGCCTCCCAGTAGCAGCGGCCCGATAGCTGCTCTTGACATAACAACCCGAAGGGATTCTGAGGCTCAACGGGAGATGTCGGCTCCCAGGCTTCCTGGCTCATCCTCCTGGTTTCCTCTGTCCTACAGTGTCAGCCGACAGGCATCCGAGGGACAGAGATTTCTCTATCAGACTGCTAATATCATTGCTAATATCATTTGTTATAGCTAGGCCTAAGACAGGTAGTCCCTATTATCTGTAACTATACATAATATAACCATGCTGTGAAAATGATTATGCTAATTAAATGAACCGTTTTCCCCCAGCTATATTAGAACAAAGTTTGAACTTCTTGTAGTTCTGCCCGAACTCACATTTCATAAGCCTTGGTTTGTTCCGACGCACTAATGGTCCACAACGTGGAAAATTGTTGACCATTACGGAGTTGCACAATTCTCCACAATGGTTCTAGCTTCCAGAGGGCAGGAAATACCATATTAAAAAACCACCCCTGCTGTAGCCCATATTTACTTCAGCGTCTCCAGTCTAGTGTGTGGATCCTCCAGCACAGCAGAGAGCAGTTGCAGTCCTAGCTGCTTTTAGCAACGCGGGTGTATTTACATACACTAGCGTTGCTCCCAAATTGTATTGGGATGCACAAAAACAGTCTGCGGGAAGCCGTAAGTTAAATACAATTCCATTTCAACTTATTGTGCCGGTGGGCAGGACGGTTGGtcattatgacagacaaaatctcTTAAGGATCGTATaggctgacaacgtcacgaaaaggATGCGTGCGCATCAATGTGGCTGGAAGAAGTGATTTGTTTATAGCtggcaacaatgacaagaagctgccatgtggggaatcgtaggtggctcgtttcagctcgtATCTTATTGATACACTACAtgctatgtggacaccccttcaaattagtggattcggctatttcagccacacccgttgctgacaggtgtataaaatcgagcacacagccatgcaatctccatagtatAACATTGgccgtagaatggccttactgaagagctcagtgactttcaacgtggcaccgtcataggatgccacctttccaacaagtcagttcgtcaaattactggcctgctagagctgcccaggtcaactgtaagtgctgttattgtgaagtggaaaagtctaggagcaacaacggctcagccgcaaagtggtaagccacacaagctcacagaacgggaccgccgagtgctgaagcacagcgcgtaaaaatcgcctCGAGTCCCaaactgatcaccgacaacgatgagacagcctatagggaggaggtcagagacctggccgtgtgatgccaggataacaacctctccctcaacgtgatcaagacaaaggagatgattgtggactacaggggactgagcacgcccccattctcatcgacggggctgtagtggaacagattgagagcgtcaagttccttggtgtccacatcaccaacaaactaacatggtccaagcacaccaagacagtcgtgaagagggcacgacaaagcatattccccctcaggagactgaaaagatttggcgtgggtcctcagatcctcaaaaagttctacagctgtaccatcgagagcatcctgactggttgcctcactgcctggtatggcaactgctgggCCTCcgtccgcaaggcactacagagggtagggcgtacggcccagtacctcactggggccaagcttcctgccatccaggacctctataccaggcggtgtcagaggaaggccctaaaaattgtcagactccagccaccctagtcatagactgttctctctgctaccgcatggcaagcggttccggagcgccaagtctaggtccaaaaggcttcttaacagcttctacccccacgccataagactcctgaacagctaatcatggctacccagactatttgcattgtcgccccccccacccccccctttacgctgctgctactctctgtttattatctatgcacagtcactttaactctacccacatgtacatattacctcaattacctcgactaacctgtgcccccgcacattgactcggtaccggtaccccctgtatatagcctcccctgttattttattttactgctgctctttaattgttattttttacttaacacatatttttcttaaaactgcattgttggttaagagcttgtaagtaagcattttactgtaaagtctacacctgttgtattcggcgcatgtggcaaataaaatttgatttgatttgaacatgcaacaatttcaagattttactgagttacagttcatataaggaaatctgtcaactttaaataaattaggccctaatctatggatttcacatgactgggaatacagatatgcatctgttggtcacagatcctGTAccataaaaaaaaggtaggggcttggatcagaaaaccagtcagtatctggtgtgaccaccatttgcgacacatctccttcgtacagagttgatcaggcagttgattgtggcctgtgcctatataatggctgtgcaaagtcactggatattggcgggaactggaacacgctgtcgtacgcgtcaatccagagcatcccaaacatgctcaatgggtgacatgtctggtgagtatgcaggccatggaagaactgggacattttcagcttccaggaattgtgtacagatccttgcgacatggggccatgcattatcatgctgaaacatgaggtgatggcggcagatgaatggcatgacaatgggcatcaggatctcgtcatggcatctctgtccattcaaattgccataaataaaatgcaattgtgttggttgtccgtagcttatgcctgcccataccataaccccaccatcagttgtgcaaacccacagtttcatcagctgtccgggtggctggtctcagacgatcccgcaggtgaagaag encodes:
- the LOC121564209 gene encoding inactive tyrosine-protein kinase 7-like, which encodes MSCFDFRFKLYPNGTLRINSVEVYDNHLYMCRSQTEAGRVEGRARVFVLEKLKFTPTPQPSQCLELDKESTVQCSAKGRETPTIQWTKADGSELSEHVVQTGGVLTFAKVTRDDAGNYTCLASNSLQGQITASVQLTVAVYITFNMEPEHTTVYQGHTAILHCQATGDPQPFIQWKKKDKFLEPRKSRFQKMANGSLVIQDVSVEDTGSYTCIAGNSCNIGHTSAELYVVEKPVHHSLEEDEKAPYKMIQTIGLSVGAAVAYIIIVLGLMFYCKKRRNAKRLKGPEGEETETERLNGGTVQTNGQATAEIQEEVALTNMGTTASSANNKRHSSHDKGHYPRANLTTISTLGKGEFGEVFLAKAKGLMSAGGGDGEDEEETVVLVKSLQTREETLQLEFRREVEMFGKLGHPNLARLLGMCREAEPHYLILEYAEMGDLKQYLKMSKNKEEKPKSHHLSTKQKVGVCLQVARGMEHLSNQRFVHKDLATRNCLISAKRQVKVSALGLSKDVYNDEYYHYRQVWIPLRWLPSEAVFEDDYSTKTDVWSFGVLMWEVFSLGELPHAALDHDKVLEELREGRGKLPLPQGCPSRVYKLMTRCWASSPKDRSCFSDIVSALSELPSESKV